The following nucleotide sequence is from Allocatelliglobosispora scoriae.
GCTGCGGGCGGTGGGAGTGGGCAACAACCGGGTCAGTGTGCTCGCCTGCGACGCGGACGTGCACGCGACCCGGCGGGTGTCGACCGTGGGTGAGGTGGTGCTCGCCGGGGGCGGCGGCACGGACATGCGGGTGGGGATCGAGGCAGCGCTCGCCACGGCGCAGCGGCCGAACATCGTGATCGTGCTGACGGACGGATATACGCCCTGGCCGGAGGCGAGCCTGGGACAGGTGCGGGTGATCGCTGGATTGGTCGGGGAGGACGCGCCGGTGCCGCCGCCGTGGATCGAGTCCATCGCGATCCCGGCAGCACTGGGGTAGCACGGCGCTCGCGCCTCCGGTTGCTCCCGCACGTCGCTGCGCGCGGCACTGCGCGGGTGCGCGGGTGCGCGGGCTGCACGGACCACCGCGCGGGTCGCGCGCCACCGCGCGGCACGGACCACCGCGTGGGCTGCACGGCACGGCGAGGTGCGGCGCGGGCTCCTCGGCCGGTGCGGCGCGGGCGGACTGTTCACGGCACGGCACGAAGCGGCACGAGGCGGGCTGCTCGGAGGGCGCGGCCAGCGGCGGACCGTTCGCGGCACAGCGCGGGGCGGGCTGCTCGATACGACGAGGGCTGCTCGGCTGCGATGATCGCGCTACTTCCCGGAAACAACGCGAATCATGACGCTCGGAAGGGCAAAATCCCGGAACCAGCGCGATCTCGCTGTCCACACCGCGCTGCCACGCTTCAGCGTTCACCGCGCTGGCGGGAAGCAACCGACGTGGTAATCAACGCATGATCGCGTTGAAAGTCGGAAACTGCCCCCTCCGCCGGCCAAGATCGTGCTAATTCCGAGAAACGACCCCTACCGGGTCGATGGGAAGGGCCAGCTTCCCGGAAACAACGCGATCATGCCCGAGGAAACGCCAGCCCAGAAGCGCCAGGCCCCCCGAAGCACACGCACGCACATCAGCCCCGCCCACTCACTCGCAAACCCTCCGCGCAGCTCAAGATCGCGCTACTTCCGGGAAACAACCCCCTCAACGCCACCCGGAAGGGCCAGCTTCCCGGAAACAACGCGATCATGCTCGAGGAAACGCCAGCCCAGAAGCACCAGGCCCCCCGAAGCACACGCACGCACATCAGCCCCGCCCACTCACTCGCAAACCCTCCGCGCAGCTCAAGATCGCGCTACTTCCGGGAAACAACCCCCTCAACGCCACCCGGAAGGGCCAGCTTCCGGGAAACAACGCGATCATCGCCGCGCACCGCTGAACGCGGACCGCCCGAGCCGCACACCGAACCGGCGCACAGGAAGCCACACCTACATCTTGCGGCCCACTCCGCCGTAGCCGGAGTACACCACCGCCGGGATCGGCGGCTGTTCCGGATCCGGGCGCCAGTCCTCCAGCGCCACCAGCCCCGGTTCGATGAGCGGGAAGCAGTCGAAGAGCGCCCCGATCTCGCTCCCGCTACGCAGAGCCATCGGGTTGCCGCTGCGGGCGTAGAGCGTGGCGATGTGGTCGGTGTCCTCCGTCGTGCCATCCCGGCTCGCGTGGGAGATCGCCAGGTAGCTGCCCGACGCGACGGTCTTGCCGATCTCGGTTATCATCCCCTGTGGATCGTCGTCATCGGTGATGAAGTGCAGCACGCTGAAGAGCAGCACCGCCACCGGCTCGGTGAAGTCGATCAGGTAGCGCAGGTCGCGGTGGTGCAGGACCTGTCGCATGTTGCGTACGTCGGCGTGCACGACGGTCGCGTGCGGGTTGCCGACGAGCATGACCCTGCTGTAGAGCACCGCCATGTCGTCGGAGTCGACATACACCACCCGCGCCTCGGGGTCGATGCGCTGCGCGATCTCGTGGACGCTGCCCGCGGTCGGCAGGCCGGAGCCGAGGTCGATGAACTGCCGGACGCCGCTGGCGACGAGGTGCCGCACGACCCGTTCGAGGAAGGCGCGGTTGAGCCGCGCCATCGTCGGCACGTCCGGGAAGGAGGCCATGACGTGCCGGGCCATCTCCCGGTCGACCGGGTAGTTGTGACTGCCACCGAGGTAGTAGTCGTATATCCGGGCGACGTTGGGTCGATCCGTATCCAGGCCGTCCGGCGCCCAGTCATTCCAGCTCTCCACTCGATCATCCTGTCAGTGCAGCGACGATTGTCAACGAATGACCGCCAAACGCCTCGCCCGAGCCGTCCAGGCGGTCCCCAGCAGCACGATCGCGGCGAGCAGCATGACGCCCAGCCCGTACTCGCGGGCGGTGGCGAGGACACCGCCGCCGTGGACGACGAGGTACCCGGCGATCACCGCGGGCAGACCCATCGCGAGGTAGGAGACGACGTAGATCGCGGAGAGCACGCCCGCTCGCTCGTGCGCGGCGGCGAGCGGCAGCACGGTCCGCAGCGCACCCTGGAAGGCCGCGCCGAACCCGACGCCGGCCGCGATCGCGCCGAGGAAGAAGACCCAGATCGAGGTGGTGGCGATCGCGACGAGCGTGAGCCCCACGCCCGCGAAGAGCGCGGAGACGCCGATCATCATCAGCGGCTGGGCCGCCACGGCACGCAGCAGCAGGACGCCGACGGCGCCGCTGCCCGCCAGCGTGAAGAGCGCCAGCCCGCCGAGCACGAACGAGTGCGAGCCGGTGAGCAGCCGCATCAGCGTCGGTCCGAGCGAACCGTAAAACCCCGCGAGGGCCCAGACCGCGACGATCGCGGGGGCTGCGAGCAGCAAGGGCCGACGGGCATTCGGGGGTACGCCCACCCGCGGCCGCAGCGATCCGAGCGCTCCCGCCACGCGCGTCACGGTCTCCGGCATCAGCGCCACGCCGAGGGCCTGCACCGTGAACACACCGAAGAGCACCAGGTAGACAAGGCGAGCGGGGTCCGGCAGGAACTGCACCAGCAGGCCGGATCCGAGCGCCCCGACCGCCGTACCCGTCATGGGTGCGACCGCGTTGGCGACCGCCCCCTTGACCCGGTCGAGGTCGAGCAGCCCGGCGCCGAGCGCTCCGACGGCGGCGCCCGTCGACAGCCCCTGGATCACCCGCGCGAGCAGCAGCTCCGAGACCCCGCCCGCGGTGGCGAAGACGAGCATCGTCGCGGCCTGGACGATCACGGCGGCGAGCAGCACCGGCCGCCGACCGACGTGGTCCGACAGCGAACCGAAGATCAGCAGCGCGACGAGCACGGCGAGCGCGTAGACGCCGAAGACCACGGTGACGGTGATCGGCGAGAATCCCCATTCGGCCTGGTAGAGGGCGTAGAGCGGAGTCGGCGCGCTGGATCCGGCGAGCAGGAAGACGATGATCGAGATCTGGAGGTAGAAGGCGGCTCGGGGCGAGAGCCGACCCGCGCGGGCCGCCGTGGCCGGTGCGGCGGGGCGGGGTGCGGTCAGGGTGGTCATGGGAGCGCCTTTCACAGCGAACTAGTGAACAGACAGGTCTGTCTAGCCCTGACACTAGACAGACCTGTCTGGTATCGTCAAGTCATGTCCCCGAAGATCACCGACCGCTCACCGGCACGGGAGCGGCTGCTCGCCGCCGCCGACGAGCTCTTCTACTCCGAAGGCGTGAACACCGTCGGCATCGACAAGGTGATCGAGCGCGCCGGGGTCGCCAAGGCTTCCCTCTACAACGCCTTCGGCAGCAAGGACGAGCTGATCCGCGCCTATCTGGCCCGGCGGCACGAGGCCCGGCAGGCGCGGCTCGCCCGCAAGCTGGCGCTCTACGACACCCCGCGCGAGAAGCTGCTCGGCGTCTTCGACGCGCTGAGCGACCTCGTCGCCGAGACCGGGTTCCGCGGCTGCGCGTTCCTCAACGCCAGCGCCGAGGCCCAGCCGGGCAGCGCGGTGGAGGAGGTGAGCGACTCGTCGCGGGCCTGGGTGCGGTCGCTCTTCCGCGATCTGGGACGCGAGGCGGGTGCGGCCGACCCGGACCAGCTCGCCCGGCAGCTCGTGCTCCTCTACGACGGCGCGACTGTCGGCGCCAAGATGGACCGCGACGCAGGCGCGG
It contains:
- a CDS encoding SAM-dependent methyltransferase; this encodes MESWNDWAPDGLDTDRPNVARIYDYYLGGSHNYPVDREMARHVMASFPDVPTMARLNRAFLERVVRHLVASGVRQFIDLGSGLPTAGSVHEIAQRIDPEARVVYVDSDDMAVLYSRVMLVGNPHATVVHADVRNMRQVLHHRDLRYLIDFTEPVAVLLFSVLHFITDDDDPQGMITEIGKTVASGSYLAISHASRDGTTEDTDHIATLYARSGNPMALRSGSEIGALFDCFPLIEPGLVALEDWRPDPEQPPIPAVVYSGYGGVGRKM
- a CDS encoding MFS transporter gives rise to the protein MTTLTAPRPAAPATAARAGRLSPRAAFYLQISIIVFLLAGSSAPTPLYALYQAEWGFSPITVTVVFGVYALAVLVALLIFGSLSDHVGRRPVLLAAVIVQAATMLVFATAGGVSELLLARVIQGLSTGAAVGALGAGLLDLDRVKGAVANAVAPMTGTAVGALGSGLLVQFLPDPARLVYLVLFGVFTVQALGVALMPETVTRVAGALGSLRPRVGVPPNARRPLLLAAPAIVAVWALAGFYGSLGPTLMRLLTGSHSFVLGGLALFTLAGSGAVGVLLLRAVAAQPLMMIGVSALFAGVGLTLVAIATTSIWVFFLGAIAAGVGFGAAFQGALRTVLPLAAAHERAGVLSAIYVVSYLAMGLPAVIAGYLVVHGGGVLATAREYGLGVMLLAAIVLLGTAWTARARRLAVIR
- a CDS encoding TetR/AcrR family transcriptional regulator; this encodes MSPKITDRSPARERLLAAADELFYSEGVNTVGIDKVIERAGVAKASLYNAFGSKDELIRAYLARRHEARQARLARKLALYDTPREKLLGVFDALSDLVAETGFRGCAFLNASAEAQPGSAVEEVSDSSRAWVRSLFRDLGREAGAADPDQLARQLVLLYDGATVGAKMDRDAGAATVAKSVAAMMIDNAIA